In Vicinamibacteria bacterium, the sequence CCCCCCGGAGCGTGAGCGAGGAGGTGGTGGCCAAGGTCATGGGCAAGGTGGCCAAGGATTAACCGTCCCTTTCAAGAGGCAGGAACAGCATGTCCAAGGAGAAGTTTGACAGGTCGAAGCCGCACGTGAACGTGGGGACGATTGGGCACGTGGACCACGGGAAGACGTCGTTGACGGCGGCGATCACGAAGGTGTTGTCGGCCCTGAACCCGCGGGTACAGT encodes:
- a CDS encoding GTP-binding protein — encoded protein: MSKEKFDRSKPHVNVGTIGHVDHGKTSLTAAITKVLSALNPRVQ